In Halopseudomonas xinjiangensis, a single genomic region encodes these proteins:
- a CDS encoding response regulator — protein sequence MPERDAGAQTPLVLLVEDERALRKVMELVLQGEGYDAMTANNGREALALLEQARPNLIISDYVMPEMDGGELVRRVRADDRLAGIPILLMSSGFPEDLPERDLVDLCMEKGGKLDVLLDAVASLIAKG from the coding sequence ATGCCTGAACGCGACGCAGGCGCGCAAACGCCCCTGGTTCTCCTGGTGGAGGATGAGCGGGCTCTGCGTAAGGTGATGGAACTCGTCCTGCAAGGCGAAGGCTACGATGCCATGACCGCCAACAACGGGCGCGAGGCCCTGGCCTTGCTGGAGCAGGCGCGGCCGAACCTGATCATATCCGACTACGTAATGCCTGAAATGGACGGCGGCGAGCTGGTGCGTCGGGTCCGGGCGGACGACCGTCTTGCAGGTATCCCGATCCTGCTGATGAGTTCCGGTTTCCCCGAGGATCTGCCCGAGCGCGACCTCGTCGACCTGTGCATGGAGAAGGGTGGCAAACTCGACGTGCTCCTGGATGCAGTCGCCTCGCTGATCGCCAAGGGCTGA
- a CDS encoding DUF389 domain-containing protein — protein sequence MPRAIKVSLASDKSQSLVDRLLSIEGVISIDLQRGASIAPAGDVVSIAVVNQRTRAVLDMLDDLDVTRQGSIQMSALTSVVSRGNQSLVNKESDETVWDEMAFMLRTDTNPSLNYILAMSLAGAIAAGGLWTDTLHVIVGAMLIAPAFEPLARLPFGLIVGIRELVPTGLKSMVVGNLAMIVGAVLSTLVLAWWSPGASDAFVGNQWVSFWSNITFNSLWTSLFGGIAGAVVISAQKSVLTTGVMVTLALIPSMSLVGMGIVAGDLGLMGMAALRWLLDALLVIVTCALVFGFKHRFLHRRHEASS from the coding sequence ATGCCTCGTGCGATAAAAGTCAGTCTTGCTTCGGACAAGAGTCAGTCTCTGGTTGATCGGCTACTGTCCATCGAGGGTGTGATAAGTATCGACCTGCAGCGAGGCGCGTCGATAGCGCCGGCCGGCGACGTGGTATCCATTGCCGTGGTCAATCAACGCACGCGTGCCGTCTTGGACATGCTCGATGACCTCGATGTGACGCGGCAGGGAAGCATCCAGATGAGCGCGCTCACCAGTGTGGTGAGTCGCGGCAATCAAAGCCTGGTGAACAAGGAGTCGGACGAGACTGTGTGGGACGAAATGGCCTTCATGCTGCGTACCGATACCAATCCGTCGCTCAACTACATTCTGGCAATGTCCCTTGCTGGTGCCATTGCCGCAGGGGGACTCTGGACTGACACCTTGCACGTGATCGTAGGCGCCATGCTCATCGCTCCAGCCTTCGAACCGCTTGCCCGCCTGCCGTTTGGCCTGATTGTCGGAATCCGCGAACTGGTGCCGACAGGTCTCAAGTCGATGGTGGTCGGTAATCTGGCGATGATTGTCGGGGCGGTGTTATCGACTCTGGTGCTGGCGTGGTGGAGTCCTGGCGCCAGCGACGCCTTTGTCGGGAATCAATGGGTGTCCTTTTGGAGCAACATCACGTTTAACAGCCTGTGGACCTCTCTCTTCGGTGGCATCGCCGGCGCGGTAGTCATCAGCGCACAGAAGTCGGTACTTACCACGGGCGTGATGGTCACCCTTGCACTGATTCCGAGCATGTCGCTGGTCGGGATGGGGATCGTCGCTGGAGATTTGGGGCTCATGGGTATGGCGGCCTTGCGCTGGCTGCTCGACGCCCTGCTGGTTATCGTCACATGCGCGTTGGTTTTCGGGTTCAAACATCGCTTCCTCCATCGTCGCCACGAAGCGAGCAGCTAA
- a CDS encoding ABC transporter ATP-binding protein: protein MTPPALEVRNLHKRYGDLEVLKGVDLVARDGDVISILGSSGSGKSTLLRCINLLENPQQGQILVAGEELKLKPDRDGELQAADSKQINRLRARVGFVFQSFNLWPHMSVLDNIIEAPRRVLGQSKAEAVAAAEVFLEKVGIADKRDSFPAQLSGGQQQRAAIARTLAMQPQVILFDEPTSALDPEMVQEVLSVIRALADEGRTMLLVTHEMRFARQVSSQVIFLHKGQVEEIGTPEQVFDSPVSERCKQFMSSHS, encoded by the coding sequence GTGACCCCGCCGGCCCTGGAAGTGCGCAACCTGCACAAACGCTATGGCGACCTTGAAGTACTCAAGGGCGTTGATCTTGTTGCCCGCGACGGCGACGTCATTTCGATCCTCGGCTCTTCCGGCTCCGGAAAGAGCACTTTGCTGCGCTGTATCAACTTGCTGGAGAATCCGCAGCAAGGCCAGATTCTGGTGGCCGGCGAAGAGCTGAAGCTCAAACCGGACAGGGACGGTGAACTGCAGGCTGCAGACAGCAAGCAGATCAATCGTCTGCGCGCCCGAGTAGGCTTCGTCTTCCAGAGCTTCAACCTCTGGCCGCACATGAGCGTTCTCGACAACATCATCGAAGCTCCGCGCCGCGTGTTAGGCCAAAGCAAGGCTGAAGCTGTGGCCGCTGCCGAAGTGTTTCTGGAAAAAGTCGGCATCGCTGACAAGCGTGACTCCTTTCCCGCCCAGCTGTCCGGTGGCCAGCAGCAACGCGCGGCGATCGCCCGCACCTTGGCCATGCAGCCGCAGGTAATCCTCTTTGATGAGCCGACCTCGGCGCTCGATCCTGAAATGGTGCAGGAAGTACTCAGTGTGATTCGTGCGCTGGCAGATGAAGGACGGACTATGCTCCTTGTTACGCATGAAATGCGTTTCGCCAGGCAAGTATCCAGTCAGGTCATATTTCTTCATAAGGGCCAGGTGGAAGAAATCGGTACCCCCGAGCAGGTGTTCGACAGCCCCGTATCCGAACGGTGCAAGCAGTTCATGTCCAGCCATAGCTAA
- a CDS encoding ABC transporter substrate-binding protein produces the protein MKSYKKVLLAAAAAMLIQIPAMAAETLRIGTEGAYPPFNEINNKGEVVGFDIDIAKALCEEMGTECTVVTSDWDGIIPALNTRRFDFLVASMSITDERKQAVDFTDPYYTNKLQFVAPKDEEFKIDEQSLKGKTIGAQRATIAGQWLEENLSDVVEIRLYDTQENAYLDMSSGRIDGVLADSFVQYEWLQSDAGSDFEFKGEPVFDNDKIGIAVRKGDPLQERLNKALDAIIENGTYAEINAKYFPFSIR, from the coding sequence ATGAAGAGCTACAAGAAGGTCTTGCTGGCCGCCGCGGCAGCCATGTTGATCCAGATTCCGGCCATGGCGGCGGAAACTCTGCGCATCGGTACCGAAGGCGCCTATCCTCCGTTCAACGAGATCAACAACAAGGGTGAAGTGGTCGGTTTCGATATCGATATCGCCAAGGCACTGTGCGAAGAAATGGGCACCGAATGCACGGTGGTCACCTCTGACTGGGACGGCATCATCCCGGCACTGAACACCCGTCGCTTCGACTTCCTGGTCGCCTCCATGTCGATCACTGACGAGCGCAAGCAGGCAGTGGATTTCACCGATCCCTACTACACCAACAAGCTGCAGTTCGTTGCGCCGAAGGACGAAGAGTTCAAGATCGACGAGCAGAGCCTGAAGGGCAAGACCATCGGTGCCCAGCGCGCGACCATCGCTGGCCAGTGGCTGGAAGAGAACCTGTCCGACGTGGTCGAGATCCGCCTGTATGACACCCAGGAAAACGCTTATCTGGACATGAGTTCCGGCCGCATCGACGGTGTGCTCGCGGACAGCTTCGTGCAGTACGAGTGGCTGCAGAGCGACGCCGGTTCGGACTTCGAGTTCAAGGGTGAGCCGGTGTTCGACAACGACAAGATCGGCATTGCCGTACGCAAGGGCGATCCTCTGCAGGAACGGCTGAACAAGGCGCTGGACGCGATCATCGAGAACGGCACCTACGCCGAGATCAACGCCAAATACTTCCCTTTCAGCATCCGCTGA
- a CDS encoding ABC transporter permease — protein sequence MLDLQGFGPALIEGTWMTIRLSLASVALGLLLGLAGASAKTSANPLLRGLGGFYTSVVRGVPETLWVLMAYFGTVSMMNWIGSHFGNPYLTLNPFLAGTLALGLCFGAYATEVFRGALLAIPPGQKEAGLALGMSNMRIFWRITLPQLWRVALPGLGNLYLILLKDTALVSLITLDELMRKAQVAANSTKEPFTFYFTAALIYLALTVVIMAALHWFERRANRGFTRTEL from the coding sequence ATGCTCGATTTGCAAGGTTTTGGTCCGGCCCTGATCGAAGGGACCTGGATGACGATTCGTTTGTCCCTCGCCTCGGTTGCGCTGGGACTGCTGCTCGGCCTGGCCGGAGCCAGCGCCAAGACTTCTGCCAATCCGCTGTTGCGCGGGTTGGGTGGTTTTTACACATCCGTCGTCCGCGGGGTGCCGGAAACGCTGTGGGTGCTCATGGCCTACTTCGGTACGGTGTCGATGATGAACTGGATCGGCAGTCATTTCGGCAACCCGTATCTGACGCTTAATCCGTTTCTGGCAGGCACGCTCGCCCTGGGCCTGTGCTTTGGTGCCTATGCCACCGAAGTGTTTCGCGGCGCCTTGCTCGCGATACCGCCGGGCCAGAAGGAAGCCGGGCTCGCGCTTGGCATGTCGAACATGCGCATTTTCTGGCGGATCACGCTGCCCCAGTTGTGGCGCGTCGCCCTGCCCGGGCTGGGCAATCTGTACCTGATCCTGCTCAAGGACACTGCCCTGGTCTCGCTTATCACCCTGGATGAGCTGATGCGCAAGGCACAGGTAGCTGCGAACTCGACCAAGGAACCCTTCACCTTCTACTTCACCGCGGCGTTGATCTATCTCGCGCTCACGGTCGTCATCATGGCTGCGCTGCACTGGTTCGAGCGGCGTGCCAATCGCGGCTTTACGAGGACGGAGCTATGA
- a CDS encoding ABC transporter permease, translated as MTWAERWELVVRFGPQLWDGTLVTLQLVGIAVLAGLFIAIPLGLARASKHWYIQALPYSYIFFFRGTPLLLQLFLVYYGLSQFEVVRDSFLWPFLREPYWCALLTMTLHTAAYIAEILRGAIQSVPPGEVEAARALGMSRSQALRYIILPRAIRIGLPAYGNEVILMLKASAVVYTVTLMDVMGVVRTINSRTYQYEQFFMVAGLIYLVVTIVFTQLFKLVERWLKVEASRRR; from the coding sequence ATGACCTGGGCCGAGCGTTGGGAGCTCGTCGTACGCTTCGGTCCGCAATTGTGGGACGGGACCCTGGTCACGTTGCAACTGGTGGGGATCGCGGTATTGGCCGGCCTGTTCATCGCCATCCCGCTGGGGCTGGCCCGTGCGTCGAAACACTGGTACATCCAGGCGCTACCCTACAGCTACATCTTCTTTTTCCGCGGCACACCCTTGCTGCTGCAGTTGTTTCTGGTCTATTACGGGTTGTCTCAGTTCGAGGTGGTGCGCGACAGCTTCCTCTGGCCATTCCTGCGCGAGCCTTACTGGTGTGCGCTGCTGACCATGACGCTGCACACCGCAGCCTATATTGCTGAAATCCTGCGTGGTGCCATCCAGTCGGTACCGCCAGGTGAAGTGGAGGCGGCGCGCGCGTTGGGCATGTCGCGCAGCCAGGCGCTGCGCTACATCATCCTGCCACGTGCGATTCGTATCGGTCTGCCAGCCTATGGCAACGAGGTAATCCTCATGCTCAAGGCCAGTGCTGTGGTCTACACGGTCACGCTGATGGACGTGATGGGGGTGGTGCGTACCATCAACTCCCGTACGTATCAGTACGAGCAGTTCTTTATGGTTGCCGGCCTGATCTACCTGGTGGTCACCATTGTGTTTACCCAGTTATTCAAACTGGTTGAACGCTGGTTGAAGGTCGAGGCCAGCCGCAGGCGCTAA
- a CDS encoding methyltransferase produces MSHAEQFEALDAWLSEYQAVWRARPFVQHRLPWEADWTELSTALRARALEQAEADHGDPHRLDLPAPFPALAATSRRLSRLPDWSSSPPPVPLNLSAHIPGRKWQQIQHFAHITSLTLTEPAAKWVDWCAGKGHLGRLLGWRSAAPVMCLERDRQLNHDGAELSRHWQVCAEHVEADVLAPETWGRLAAEQSVVALHACGDLHATLLRQGAAAGCRQLTLSPCCYNRIASPAYEPMSALGRHAAVSLSREDLGLPLQQTVTAGRRVRALRDRSMAWRLAFDLWQREARGVDEYLPTPSRPESALACGMPAFCRDLAAHHKLALPEPENWAVLEAHGWQRLAIARNLELVQALFRRPLEVWLLLDRALYLEEQGYRVRLGQFCPVELTPRNLILLAERAS; encoded by the coding sequence GTGAGCCATGCCGAGCAATTCGAGGCGCTGGACGCCTGGCTGAGCGAATATCAGGCGGTCTGGCGTGCGCGTCCCTTTGTGCAGCATCGTCTGCCCTGGGAGGCAGACTGGACAGAGTTGTCCACGGCGCTACGCGCACGCGCGCTGGAGCAGGCCGAGGCCGACCACGGCGATCCCCATCGGCTCGATCTGCCAGCACCGTTCCCCGCGCTGGCAGCGACCTCCCGGCGCCTGAGCCGCTTGCCCGACTGGTCCTCCAGCCCGCCGCCAGTCCCGCTCAATCTGTCGGCGCATATTCCAGGCCGCAAATGGCAACAGATCCAGCATTTCGCCCACATCACCTCGCTTACGCTGACTGAACCTGCCGCCAAATGGGTCGACTGGTGCGCAGGGAAGGGCCATCTTGGTCGATTGCTCGGCTGGCGCTCTGCCGCGCCGGTGATGTGCCTCGAACGCGACAGGCAACTCAACCATGACGGTGCGGAGCTCAGTCGGCACTGGCAGGTGTGCGCCGAGCACGTCGAGGCGGATGTTCTGGCGCCTGAAACCTGGGGCAGGCTCGCAGCAGAGCAGAGCGTAGTCGCTCTGCACGCCTGCGGCGATCTGCATGCCACGTTGCTTCGCCAGGGCGCCGCGGCCGGCTGCCGACAGCTGACCTTATCGCCGTGTTGCTACAACCGCATCGCCTCGCCAGCGTACGAACCCATGTCCGCGCTTGGTCGCCACGCAGCCGTGTCGCTCAGTCGGGAAGATCTCGGATTGCCGTTGCAACAGACGGTCACCGCAGGCAGGCGGGTGCGGGCGCTGCGTGACCGGTCGATGGCATGGCGCCTGGCGTTCGACCTGTGGCAGCGTGAGGCTCGCGGGGTGGATGAATACCTGCCGACGCCGTCCCGGCCGGAAAGCGCGCTCGCCTGCGGGATGCCGGCGTTCTGTCGCGATCTTGCCGCCCACCATAAGCTGGCGTTGCCTGAACCTGAGAATTGGGCAGTGCTTGAAGCCCACGGCTGGCAGCGGCTGGCCATCGCCCGCAATCTGGAACTGGTTCAGGCTCTGTTCCGGCGTCCACTCGAGGTGTGGTTGCTCCTCGATCGGGCGCTGTATCTAGAAGAGCAAGGCTACCGCGTCAGGCTCGGCCAGTTCTGCCCCGTCGAACTCACCCCGCGTAACCTGATTCTGCTGGCTGAGCGGGCTTCCTAA
- a CDS encoding PilZ domain-containing protein: MRGQSRIVFRAVFRIKVSDRATGELVGYVGDISERGLRVLSDTPAVAGTTIQWRLRMRRDDGFQSVDIDGHCLWSRQNARSGQRESGIRVDQPNEAFVQLVESLRARRKAKQPA; this comes from the coding sequence ATGCGCGGTCAAAGTCGTATTGTTTTCAGGGCGGTCTTTCGCATCAAGGTGAGTGACCGCGCCACTGGCGAGTTGGTGGGCTACGTCGGAGATATTTCCGAGCGGGGACTAAGAGTGTTGAGCGACACGCCCGCCGTGGCCGGAACGACCATCCAATGGCGGCTGCGCATGCGCAGGGACGATGGTTTCCAGTCGGTCGACATCGACGGCCACTGCCTGTGGTCGCGGCAAAATGCCCGGAGCGGTCAGCGCGAGTCGGGCATTCGCGTGGATCAGCCGAACGAGGCGTTCGTGCAGCTGGTCGAGAGTCTCCGTGCGCGTAGAAAGGCGAAGCAGCCGGCCTAG
- a CDS encoding flagellar biosynthesis protein FlhA, with protein MKPFQQLMPILTTGQIGIPLVILSILAMIILPLPPLLLDVLFTFNIAMSVLVMMVTVSAKRPLDFSLFPTVILVTTLMRLTLNVASTRVVLLEGHTGTAAAGKVIEAFGEVVIGGNFIVGLIVFVILMIINFMVVTKGGERISEVTARFTLDALPGKQMAIDADMNAGLITQEEARQRRQEVAKEADFYGAMDGASKFVRGDAIAGILILLINLFGGFAIGLFMHELSAGDAFRQYALLTIGDGLVAQIPALLLSTAAAIIVTRTNESSAITSQVRRQLLASPTLIYTVAGILFVLALVPGMPHLAFLGFASLLAFIGWSVARFHPEIDEDELTKVEALGQAMEREQIATLEWHDIPLVERISISLGYKLVALVSPESGAPLPQRVRGVRQTLSERLGFLLPEIQIRDSLRLKASQYQILINGEKLDGAELHPDRLMAIPGAETYGKMDGVIGTDPAYGMEVVWINPEEKPKALNLGYQVIDCSSVIATHLNKIIRASLPEIFKHDDVEHLMQRLALQAPKLADSLKAQLSYTLQHKVYRQLLQEQVSLRDIVSVATAMLESSESTKDPLLIAADVRYALRRSIVSSVSGDRSELLVYILDNSLENTLMSALSSAQQAGSVSLDSIPVEPNLLNQLQNKMPLVKEQLRQKGHPPILVVMPQLRPLLARYAKVFSPGLHVLSQNEIPEGVEVSIHGTLG; from the coding sequence ATGAAGCCATTTCAGCAACTGATGCCCATTCTGACCACCGGCCAGATCGGTATTCCTCTGGTCATCCTGTCGATCCTGGCGATGATCATCCTGCCGCTGCCGCCGTTGCTGCTGGACGTTCTCTTCACGTTCAACATCGCCATGTCGGTGCTGGTGATGATGGTGACCGTCTCCGCCAAGCGCCCGCTGGATTTCTCGCTGTTCCCGACGGTGATCCTCGTTACCACGCTGATGCGGCTGACGCTGAACGTTGCATCCACCCGGGTGGTATTGCTCGAGGGTCATACCGGAACGGCCGCGGCGGGCAAGGTGATCGAAGCGTTCGGCGAAGTGGTCATCGGCGGCAACTTCATCGTCGGCCTGATCGTGTTCGTCATCCTGATGATCATCAACTTCATGGTCGTCACCAAGGGTGGCGAGCGCATCTCCGAAGTGACCGCCCGCTTTACGCTCGACGCCTTGCCGGGCAAGCAGATGGCAATCGATGCCGACATGAACGCCGGCCTGATTACCCAGGAAGAAGCCAGACAGCGACGCCAGGAAGTGGCGAAGGAGGCCGACTTCTATGGCGCGATGGACGGCGCCTCGAAATTCGTTCGCGGGGATGCCATCGCCGGCATCCTGATCCTGCTGATCAACCTGTTCGGTGGCTTTGCCATCGGCCTGTTCATGCATGAACTGAGCGCTGGCGACGCGTTTCGCCAGTATGCACTGCTGACCATCGGTGACGGTCTGGTAGCGCAGATCCCTGCCCTGCTGCTCTCGACTGCCGCGGCAATCATCGTCACGCGTACCAACGAGTCGAGCGCGATCACCTCTCAGGTACGCCGTCAGCTGCTGGCGTCACCCACGCTGATCTACACCGTAGCCGGGATCCTGTTCGTTCTGGCTCTGGTGCCGGGCATGCCGCACCTGGCGTTCCTCGGCTTCGCTTCGCTGTTGGCGTTCATTGGCTGGAGTGTGGCGCGCTTTCATCCCGAAATCGACGAAGACGAACTGACCAAGGTCGAGGCTCTGGGCCAGGCGATGGAGCGCGAGCAGATTGCGACGCTTGAGTGGCATGACATCCCCCTGGTCGAGCGCATCTCCATTTCCCTTGGATACAAACTGGTCGCGCTGGTCAGCCCTGAAAGTGGCGCGCCGCTGCCCCAGCGGGTACGTGGCGTGCGCCAGACGCTGTCGGAGAGACTCGGTTTCCTGCTGCCGGAAATTCAGATCCGCGACAGTCTGCGTCTGAAGGCCTCGCAGTATCAGATCCTCATTAACGGTGAAAAGCTCGATGGTGCCGAGCTCCATCCGGATCGGCTGATGGCTATTCCCGGGGCCGAAACATACGGAAAAATGGACGGCGTCATCGGCACCGATCCGGCCTACGGCATGGAAGTCGTCTGGATCAATCCCGAAGAAAAACCCAAGGCGCTGAACCTCGGCTACCAGGTCATCGACTGCTCCAGCGTGATCGCCACCCACCTGAACAAGATCATTCGCGCGAGTCTTCCGGAAATATTCAAGCACGACGACGTCGAGCACCTGATGCAACGCCTGGCGCTCCAGGCGCCTAAGCTGGCCGACAGCCTGAAGGCGCAGCTCAGCTATACGTTGCAACACAAGGTGTACAGGCAGTTGCTGCAGGAACAGGTTTCACTGCGCGATATCGTGTCGGTAGCCACCGCCATGCTGGAGAGCAGCGAATCCACCAAGGATCCGTTGCTGATCGCCGCCGATGTGCGTTACGCCCTGCGCCGGAGCATCGTTTCGAGCGTCTCGGGGGATCGTAGCGAACTGCTCGTGTACATCCTCGACAACAGCCTGGAGAACACCTTGATGAGTGCGTTGAGTTCCGCGCAGCAGGCAGGCTCGGTCAGCCTCGATAGCATTCCGGTCGAACCGAACCTGCTGAATCAGCTGCAGAACAAGATGCCTCTAGTGAAGGAGCAGCTCCGCCAGAAAGGCCACCCTCCGATCCTGGTCGTGATGCCGCAGCTGCGACCGCTGTTGGCGCGCTATGCGAAGGTGTTCAGCCCCGGGCTGCATGTTCTGTCGCAGAACGAGATTCCCGAGGGCGTCGAGGTCAGTATCCACGGCACCCTTGGCTAG
- the flhB gene encoding flagellar biosynthesis protein FlhB has translation MSEENKSSQEKTEQPTEHKLKKSRQEGQVARSKDMATTVSLLATLIVLKFSFGMFFEGLQDLFRISYVNFHQSEITPDDLELVLGHNLLIYMKLMLPLLITSLLVVVFSLMPGGWVFSSKNFMPKLSKLNPITGIGRIFSAQNWTELLKSVLKIIVLLVTASFLLLAAAPRFIALQRGDVYTAISGAMNLVFYVSIMMILVFVLFSFIDVPLQKFFFTKKMRMTKQEVKEEHKNQEGRPEVKARIKQLQRHFSQRQISKVMKDADVVIVNPQHYAVALRYDLKKAEAPFVVAKGVDETAQYIRKMANSYKLEIIEVPPLARAVYYSTQINQQIPAPLYTAVAHVLTYVIQLKAWRAGRRSKPELASQLPIPAELIR, from the coding sequence ATGTCCGAGGAAAACAAAAGCTCACAGGAAAAAACCGAACAGCCTACCGAACACAAGCTGAAAAAGAGTCGGCAGGAAGGCCAGGTCGCGCGATCCAAGGACATGGCCACCACCGTATCGCTGTTGGCCACGCTCATTGTTTTGAAATTCAGCTTCGGCATGTTCTTCGAAGGGTTGCAGGATTTGTTTCGCATCTCCTACGTCAATTTCCATCAGAGCGAAATCACCCCCGACGATCTGGAGCTGGTGCTCGGGCACAACCTGCTGATCTACATGAAGCTGATGCTTCCGCTGCTGATCACCAGCTTGCTGGTTGTGGTGTTTTCCCTGATGCCCGGCGGCTGGGTCTTCTCGTCGAAGAACTTCATGCCCAAGCTCAGCAAGCTGAACCCCATCACCGGGATAGGTCGGATTTTCTCCGCGCAGAACTGGACCGAGCTGCTCAAGTCGGTACTGAAAATCATCGTCCTGCTGGTCACCGCGAGTTTTCTACTGCTGGCCGCAGCGCCGCGGTTCATCGCCTTGCAGCGCGGCGATGTATACACGGCGATCAGCGGAGCAATGAATCTGGTTTTCTATGTATCGATCATGATGATTCTGGTGTTCGTGCTGTTCTCCTTCATCGACGTGCCGCTGCAGAAGTTCTTCTTTACCAAGAAGATGCGCATGACCAAGCAGGAAGTGAAGGAAGAGCACAAGAACCAGGAAGGCCGACCGGAGGTCAAGGCGCGGATCAAGCAATTGCAGCGGCACTTCTCCCAGCGCCAGATCAGCAAGGTGATGAAGGATGCCGACGTGGTCATCGTCAATCCACAGCACTACGCGGTTGCCTTGCGCTATGACCTGAAGAAGGCCGAGGCGCCTTTCGTCGTCGCCAAGGGCGTGGATGAAACAGCGCAATATATCCGCAAGATGGCCAACAGCTACAAGCTGGAGATCATCGAGGTACCGCCTCTTGCCCGCGCCGTGTATTACAGCACGCAGATCAATCAGCAAATACCCGCGCCGCTGTATACCGCCGTGGCGCATGTTCTGACCTACGTCATTCAGCTGAAGGCCTGGCGCGCAGGCCGCCGCAGCAAACCCGAGCTGGCCAGCCAGCTACCGATCCCTGCAGAACTGATCCGTTGA
- the fliR gene encoding flagellar biosynthetic protein FliR — protein MNSSQAIFDANDYLLSMQDYWWPFCRILAVFTLAPLFSHKALSMPGRILLALILTLALGGTLPTPPQISPLSIAGLLATMEQIAFGMLLGVSLQLVFTIYSLVGEMISTQMGMSMARFNDPQNGISSSPILYQLYYTMLVLLFFAVDGHLVIVSVLYQSFTFWPVGSGLHFTGLTTMVFAMSWVLSAAVMIALPMVFCMTLVLFCFGLLNRISPTMNLFALGFPMAIVTGWIAILFTLHNMSESYLLLTRQLLDNLGIALQE, from the coding sequence ATGAACTCATCGCAAGCCATATTCGACGCCAACGACTACCTGCTCTCGATGCAGGATTACTGGTGGCCATTCTGTCGAATCCTCGCGGTGTTCACGCTCGCCCCGTTGTTCAGTCACAAGGCATTGTCGATGCCAGGCAGGATACTGCTGGCTCTGATTCTTACCCTGGCGCTGGGTGGCACGTTGCCGACGCCGCCGCAGATCAGCCCGCTGTCGATCGCCGGATTGCTGGCGACCATGGAGCAGATCGCTTTCGGCATGTTGCTGGGGGTCTCGCTACAGCTGGTCTTCACCATCTACAGTCTGGTCGGTGAAATGATCTCGACGCAGATGGGCATGAGCATGGCGCGATTCAATGACCCGCAGAATGGCATCTCGTCCTCGCCCATCCTGTATCAGCTGTACTACACGATGCTGGTCTTGCTGTTTTTTGCTGTTGATGGCCATCTGGTTATTGTCAGCGTGCTCTACCAGAGCTTCACATTCTGGCCTGTGGGCAGCGGCCTGCACTTTACCGGCCTGACCACCATGGTCTTCGCCATGAGCTGGGTGCTTTCTGCGGCGGTCATGATCGCTCTGCCCATGGTGTTCTGCATGACCCTGGTACTGTTCTGCTTCGGCCTGCTGAACCGCATCTCGCCGACCATGAACCTGTTCGCACTCGGGTTTCCCATGGCTATCGTCACCGGCTGGATCGCGATTCTTTTTACGCTGCACAACATGTCGGAGAGCTATCTGCTGCTTACCCGACAGTTGCTCGACAACCTCGGCATCGCGCTTCAGGAGTGA
- a CDS encoding flagellar biosynthetic protein FliQ has translation MLTPDTAVSIIADAVYLIALVVCILVIPSLIGGLLVSIFQAATQINEQMLSFLPRLLITLGMLVFAGHWILRTLSELFIRTFQQAGQLVG, from the coding sequence ATGCTGACCCCCGATACCGCCGTCTCGATCATTGCCGATGCCGTGTACCTGATCGCTCTGGTGGTCTGCATTCTGGTTATTCCAAGCTTGATCGGCGGATTGCTGGTGAGCATTTTCCAGGCGGCCACGCAGATCAACGAGCAGATGCTCAGCTTTCTGCCGCGCCTGCTGATTACGCTGGGCATGCTGGTGTTCGCCGGTCACTGGATTCTGCGCACGCTCAGCGAACTGTTCATCCGTACGTTCCAGCAGGCCGGTCAGCTGGTTGGCTGA